TCATGCATTTCTTTCACTATATTTTTCGGAGAATGCAATAATATCaccattaatatatatttttttatagaaaattacgtatcataaaattatatatattcatttttggtAAATTCCATAATTAAGGGGAATAAattggaaatatataattgcccttcattattattttcactaCATTCCTATATATAAGTAcattgaatataaaaaggaatttataaaattattttacaacaaataatgaataatattaaaatacatacaatggaaattaaatatattattcccctacatttatattttttatatataataatattaaaggAAATCCTCGAAAATGAATTGTCTaacatgttttttatatacacactgatttataaatttttttttaagaaatatCTTAGTATGTATAgacaatttattttgtttttttaatttaagttatattttatttattacattttttttaaaatttatttatcatagtttatattttataatgttattttattaataacattttttcaaaacaaGTTGGTGCACTATTTTACACacgcattttttttttcgatttttttccttCCACACATTGTATacttataataattgtaattaaataaatctCCACCAAATGCTtccaaatattaaaaattccATATACCGTAATctacaattatatttttcttcgaTTTTCTGTATTATTTCGAAGattactatatatttatttattcccatatgtttatatatttacctatatatatgtgtaatatattttccgttgataattttgtattactCTTTTTcgtataattaatttatagttATCTTcgattttcaaataatttacaaagaggaaaaaacaacaattttttccatttaatCTTTCAGTTTATTATgaattcatttttcatcCCATAGAAAAGTTtagtttttaatttacaaatgttattaattttttagtaaGCCATTAATGGCTTATGCTCCTATTACTTATCGTTTActtatgtatttatttagtttttattaatattttaatctTTAAAAACCTATAAATGCATTATCctttaaaaattcattatatataatgtatatacCATTTTTCCGGgttattgtattattactcccatttacaaatatgtaagaccttttcatttaacataaattttttataattcttaatattaaaattatgaattttatttaatatctttttgcagtttcatttttatatttgttctAAACAAATGGATACATTTTTGTATGTCCAAATGCTTATcacttttaatttatatcgtatatatgcatgtatgCTTATTTCTTTCAAATATGCAATTCTTTAATATGgatttgttaattttataattattataacacACACTTTAAACTTTgcgttttttatttttaaatttggtGTATCTCTATGTATGTATTCACACGATAATGCCAATGCTTATATACATCCAGgtatatccattttttcgTGGTTTTCACCATAAgacaaattaaataatacattttagAGAAAGTATATATAGTGGCCATGCGAAAATAAACCAACGACATACAAATCTACAATCAGAAGAAGcacaataatataatttttattttcgttcttttatatgcttctcaaaaatggaaaatcaCAATGTGCATTCGATAGATATAAAGTCAGAAGACTTTGTTGTTTTAATAGCATTGCAAAGCTTACAAACATTTATAGTAACTGGATATGCAGCTATTgatagtaaaaaattagttttggattttaaatatttatggaCAGTACTTCTTGGAACagcattatttatttcatcattaattagttttgttataattagagcatttgtatattcaaaaaatagtataggaaaatatatattagaattattatttttttttagtatagTAATTACTTGCATATTATCAATCATATTTGATTCTTTTAAAATCTCAAATATGcaattattgttttttgcattttctCTAACTGGATAttcttattataatttaataacattattattttttagtgtATTATTGGgtataataattcaataCAATTTAGTTATAAGTGGATTTATGCTCAatgcaaaatatatacttttcaGTGATATAATCTCATATACTTTACAAATAATAGGTGGACATGCGTTGTATTTTCGtatgtataaattatgtaacCTGATTGTTatgtcaaaaaaaaatccatGTAAATATGTAGTCATATCAAAAGAAgttaaaaatttagaagaacaaatatttaaaaaattaatcaaatcatatatttgtattaattCAAAAACATATTCAGATATTTCAAgcataaatgataatagcAACAATGATCATAAATCTATAAGAGATAATTTTCTTGATCTCAAATTTAAATCGCTAAATACACATAGAGAcagtaaatatatgaaaaaatacaaattattaaatagtgAAAGTGAATTTAACAAATTCAATTATACTACTagtttttcaaaatattataatacaaaatattcgAAACTATATCATAATtctatatcaaaaaattccaatatatttccattaaaaatttattcaaatattaAACCATCAAATAACTTACACACCTTTTTATCGAAGAAAATAAGtaacaaatttttaaaaaaaaaaaaaatttcaaaaacaaattttgtAAAGCATTCCTCTTCATCCACAACTGATCATAAACATACCAGTAACTACAACGAGGGCAATCCTATCAATAATATCGATAGTACCCAATTTGATGATGATTTAGAAcaaattcaaaataaaaagtctattaaacataaaaaaaaaaaagctaaACAAGTTTctctcaaaaaaaaagctagTATAATAAGTAGCTACGAATCTTTAAATTCTTATGCAAACCAATCAAATAAAGGAAATCACGAATTGGCAATTCAAATTAAAGAATCTAGTACAGAAGAAAATTTATCACAATATAATGATAAGCCCTCACTCGAATCATTGCCAAATCATCATTCAACCATTAATATACATGATAAAAACATCCAATATGGAGTTCATTTCTCGAAAAAGACAGATAAAGAATCTGAACATACGCAGGATGAATTAATTGCCTCAACTGGAAAAACTACCAAAAGAGATGCAAAACAAACAAAAAGCAAATTAACacatgaaaatattaagcataataaaggaaaaaaaaaaagttcaagtaaaaaaatacacatgGAAATAAGTTCTGATAATTCATGCAACTCTAACTATGACACACAAAATGGATATGACAATGCATATTCCACTAAAGCAAAAGacaacaaaattattaacaaaaatggACCgcataatacatataatgaaaGAATGGTGCAtccaaattatattaaatctTGTGCAGTGATTCCTACACGTGACTACAAAACAGAAATGCctaaaaatcaaataaatcatattCAAGATTATGATtgcaatattttatcatgcATTTATCATGAACAAAACAACATTATGAATAACATTCATattgcaaataaaaatgaaaataattatccTCATAAGCATTATACAATATATGATCAACCAAACGCAACAAATAAGCAAAGCGGTaacaataattatgatgatATAACAGCTACCGAGCATACtattgatatattaaatgatacATTCCCTGGAGAATCCGAATTAATAGAAAACGAGCAAAACTTGCCAAAAGACAattcatttaattataaaactaACAAAGGTAGTATATTGAGGTACAAAAGTaaacattattttaatgatgatgaatcatataaatttaaaaaatcctTAGACACTAATAATGATAccaattcatatatatatcgaTCAATTAGCTgcaacaataataaaattataaaatttacacAACCatattataacaaaaataacgaactaaattatatgaacacTCATGGGtctaattataaatatgataaatccAAAACATTAAAACAATACCAAATTATggataaaataatagaacTTGATATATACAATACTGAAGAtggtgtaaaaaaatataataaaaaaagaatatattctattgcaaaaaaaaaaaaaactatatttTCAACCAAGAAAGGGAAAACATGTGCTACAATATTTCttgaaaatacaaaaatgaatttactatttatttatattccacgattttttaaaaccaTTTTAGATGTATCAAAAAAAACCTTTctcaatttaaaaaaaaaaaaaatcttaATGCAAAATGctatatggaaaaataaaatatttatacctGAAGCAAATGCAGTTGGATTATTCAAAAATCCAAACTTAGAACAATGGTATTTATCATGGATGGATGAATTTAACATAAATCTTATTATCagaacatattttatgaatatatatttaattatatatattatgttattAGATTTTATTACAGcgtataaattatataattctaATATTATACTTAACCCTTTAAAAAgatcaaattttttaaaatactaTATCCCAAGATCaattatcaatattttcatgtacattttttacatactTTTTATCTctaaaatgaagaaaagacaatattgtaatattaaaaaatattataattcgACATTACTATTATGTCTAgctaaatttattataacgtcttttgatatatatatagctcTTACctctttaaaatattttacttcaccatattatatatatatgtatatacatatgctaACTATCCAAACTACTATATTGTTAATAGTTAGATATCCTACACAATATTTTctattctttatatatatcattatgtTTATCTCTTTATATTGCTCTTTTGCAATTGTCAAATCATTTATGGAATTTAGCTTTATTATCACAtgtatatcatttaatataatatattcatatatattatgttcaAGAACAATCGAAACAAACCGAAGAATATTATTCTCAAAATACGAGTTgccatatatattatacctGAAGGAAATTGTACATTGTATAAGTACCAACCCAAGCTGGCAGTGTAACTAGccaatatgtataaatttgtataccCTCAattaccatttttttttttcataaagaTTATTACTTCTTAAAGAAGTAGATATAATTCGTGACGAATATGTACACACCTatagataatatataactatatTGTCTGATCTATTCTTATATATCCCCTTTACAttctaaaatatattttaatataatttttttgtttacttATAACTTTTAATGACATAACTTTTTTATGccctatttttttcgtaatTTGTaagtttcatttttttttcacttttttaattccgCTCTATACCTGTTTACAAAcatgtttttaaaattctatttttaattacacaaatatataccctatccatatatttgtaCAAAACTTAAGATGATTAATTTAttctatataattttcaaaatacaTATCTCATTCAATTTGAGAAAAGCATATTGCATGAAATAGCATTCTATAAGTGTGCAAACCTTTATGTTTCATcctgaatttttattttggaaatatgcaaatattttctaatttaaAATGCTTATAcaagatatatttttttctttgctttcataaaatttgcCTATTGATTTATAGGGTAAATAATGTGTACTCATATTAATTTGATATACTTACGATATTATACTACTAACTCATCCATTgctataaaattaaatgaataatttttgtcaaaaattgaaaattattatgtataatatatacacattagtgtatttaattattttggaATTGTagcaaaatatttatttcttgtattttacctttttttccaaattaaatactttaaaaaaagcaaataaaaaataaataataaacgtattaatatataaaccaTATGTATttgttgtaaaaaaatcaaattattttcttacatatataattaatattacatatgtatgcccaaaaaaaaaatgtaataattcttatatttaaacggtccaaaatatataatccataatttttatatttttttataacataatTTGGGATACTATATTGTTACTTCattttgatataatattttttcatttcattttttttaccttattttttccctccttaaaaaatataaacttaATACCAGTATTTTGAAAAgtacataatattttttatacataaatatataaatttatttaacctaaaaaatattgaattaTTGCATATGCTAAAATAATCGAATATCCAATGGTAATGCTTTCCACAGTCCTATAAAGGTATACACTTTTTAAAGTgacaatattatatatatgttacaTTCGCAATTCATAAAAGGGATATTGTGGTATATCCCCATAATTGCacattacatatatttaaataatgtctcatatttcattacatttatttctAGGCAATACATTTCTGATCATATCATAGCAATTAGCAACGTTTTAAACAAACTCAAACAAAATGCTATTCgtaagaataaaaataataaaataaattattttttcaataaatcaactattattatatcttaACAAAGGggacataataatatatgatgaATATGTTCTCATAAAAAACCATAGAAACACAATCCCTAATGATATagcataaatttataacataAATTTCAATTTTCCCTTTCataatacttttttacACAGAAAAATTCACCTATCCGATATATATCACATGAAATGAAGTCAATGCCCAAACCGGTATGCCTAATAAACCCCAATTTGATattaactattttttacttcTTTTTACATGCCTATTAATGTAAATGATCTCCAACCTGTTTATGTTTctcttaaaaaatacacacacaaatatatatttaattactttattatatagCCTCCAGGAACAGGGGTAGTATTCCATGGGCGATTACAAAAAGTTAAATATGCTATAAATTTCCCaagctatatttttataatattttcggGATTTATGGGAGCTATGTCaggaaattttttttataaaaaatatattctacGACCAAATCCTCCAAATGTAAgtcatttatttatttgcaaAGCTAATGTACATAtttacatgtatatatccatatatgtatacatttTGTTTCTTATAGCCATTAAGAGATCCAAACGATTTACCACCTGAGAAGCATCCACACACACCCGAAGACGATTAAAACTTTTCATATACACACCGTTGTATATTAATCATTTCAGTAACTATGTATTTAATACCCcataatatttgttttccCTACAACAACCAAATAATGCTCAAgcaatatgcatatatattaaataatataaaatccTGCAAGTAGCATTGCCTGCTTTaacatatgtattatatagtaAGGAATAATGTATATCTTTTActaaatgaattaaaaaacaatgtGCAAACAGAAATATCAATTATACTTataagaattttttttaagtataatcaatatatttatacaggGATATATACAACAATCTTTTAAATGATTGCGGAAAAAGCTAAGATCGaagagaaaatatatatgcctaTCCCTTTTAAAAGGGCAGTTTtgtaaatatgaataacaaaataattacataatttttgtgTAATTAAATACggataattaatttttttaatatatatatgtcatatcaattttatatttgattaAGAATGCATATTTAAGTCTTGAAACTACTTAAATTGCATttacatgtttttttatgttaaataatatattatttttttaactacgcacatatatattagtatGTGTGAATTCGCGAATCACACCAAActttacttttttatgttaacaagtttaaaacaaattaaaacataCACACTACCATACTTGCTcgttattttaatttttattataatacaaatatgtaACACTATTAAACGACAGCATCCTAATCACCCATacttacatatatatttgtgatCCCATATATAAGTCTTATCTTACTTAACCTgctataataatttataattctattatataaaataatactatAATGTTGATTTTCCCAATTTAgtaaaacatttttctCTCAATACCTATGGGAACGATTCACCCTAAAATGTCaatcataaaaatgtatttttgaTAGCTATATTGTGTTCCATCCATGTTTCTTAAAATGCTAATACATTCTTATCATATTTGccattaaaatttttattcatcAGTTTTAAATATAGTTTAATATTCCTTTTATATTGCATATACATGGAATAATATTAACGAAGCTAAATATGTAACtctatttttacttttttgcccttgttattttatatatattacataatcatacatttttaatatgcttatattaaaataatttaaatacgttatatatataattctttttaagtttatttataattatatgcatgcCTGTTTAGAAACTTACACGGATACTTGAAATTTCAAATTCTCCAACAAAATGAACAAGCCCCcgacttaaaaaatataatggataaaaaaatatatagtcAAATAatctttaaataaataatgatatagtGAATGTTTTGActttttccttttatattttatttttttagcaatgcaaaaattaacaaaattcaaataaattaaaaatatatatctaatTATGTATCAAAATTGCAACATCCAAAAAAATGCCCAAATGCTTTATTAGGAAAGCAGCACATATTCAGATATGTGTGTTATTCATATAGTTAGATAAATAAGGTGATCAAAATTGGTATagagatataaaaatatgaattaatttatttcgtACCACTGAAACGATGATTAAAATCGACTATGtgttttattgttattagCATAATTGAAACAAGCtgaaatgtatttatatcttataattttattatccatatttacaaaaattaattacaCATTAGTCATTAAACATAAAGCGAACACATTCAATCATATGCATTTCCTTAATACACATATACCAagaaaacaatttaaaaatacagcatatttaacaaaaaaagaaactcCTCGTcatgaaatatatagaaaaagaTTTGAAAAGGAAATCAAAAATGCATTACaatcaataatatataaaaaaggaataaaatttaattataaatatcacATTGATGAAGATATTATAGAAGGTATAACCATTCATAATGTTCAGCTGAGTCCTGATTGTTCTGTAGCTAAAGTTATTATCGAAATAATGGGAGATTCTGTTGATTCACGACAAGTAAAtagcataaataaaatatttacatatacatTGTTTTGTAAATTATGCACAATTctacttatatttattattgtttctATTGCGCCCTATAATACCAATTCCTTATcatttgtatatacattttttatgctcTATAAACTTCccctatatttatatcaccTTTTTAGGGATACATATGGATCCAGAAAAATTGCAAACACATTCGTTACAAATTAGCTGAACTTATTAAACACAGGAAAAGAGTTCCCTTTTtgaattttgttttaagtAATTTAAGTGAACAGACGCAATTATTTTgtgaaattgaaaatataaggGAATCTTATGGAGACATGTTTAAGGAAGAGTTAAATAacgaattattatttgacaAAGATGACCCACAGGAAAATTCAACTTAAAACATAAA
This Plasmodium chabaudi chabaudi strain AS genome assembly, chromosome: 12 DNA region includes the following protein-coding sequences:
- a CDS encoding conserved protein, unknown function (term=annotation;date=20180319;qualifier=added_GO:0016021;curatorName=ucb@sanger.ac.uk;~term=annotation;date=20180705;qualifier=removed_product=conserved Plasmodium protein, unknown function;qualifier=added_product=conserved protein, unknown function;curatorName=ucb@sanger.ac.uk;~;query 1-16; ~;query 74-84; ~;query 147-152; ~;query 845-906; ~;query 972-982; ~;query 1035-1040; ~;query 1084-1123; ~;query 17-36; ~;query 51-73; ~;query 85-104; ~;query 124-146; ~;query 153-175; ~;query 822-844; ~;query 907-929; ~;query 949-971; ~;query 983-1005; ~;query 1015-1034; ~;query 1041-1060; ~;query 1064-1083; ~;query 37-50; ~;query 105-123; ~;query 176-821; ~;query 930-948; ~;query 1006-1014; ~;query 1061-1063; ~tmhmm; query 1-1124), with protein sequence MENHNVHSIDIKSEDFVVLIALQSLQTFIVTGYAAIDSKKLVLDFKYLWTVLLGTALFISSLISFVIIRAFVYSKNSIGKYILELLFFFSIVITCILSIIFDSFKISNMQLLFFAFSLTGYSYYNLITLLFFSVLLGIIIQYNLVISGFMLNAKYILFSDIISYTLQIIGGHALYFRMYKLCNLIVMSKKNPCKYVVISKEVKNLEEQIFKKLIKSYICINSKTYSDISSINDNSNNDHKSIRDNFLDLKFKSLNTHRDSKYMKKYKLLNSESEFNKFNYTTSFSKYYNTKYSKLYHNSISKNSNIFPLKIYSNIKPSNNLHTFLSKKISNKFLKKKKISKTNFVKHSSSSTTDHKHTSNYNEGNPINNIDSTQFDDDLEQIQNKKSIKHKKKKAKQVSLKKKASIISSYESLNSYANQSNKGNHELAIQIKESSTEENLSQYNDKPSLESLPNHHSTINIHDKNIQYGVHFSKKTDKESEHTQDELIASTGKTTKRDAKQTKSKLTHENIKHNKGKKKSSSKKIHMEISSDNSCNSNYDTQNGYDNAYSTKAKDNKIINKNGPHNTYNERMVHPNYIKSCAVIPTRDYKTEMPKNQINHIQDYDCNILSCIYHEQNNIMNNIHIANKNENNYPHKHYTIYDQPNATNKQSGNNNYDDITATEHTIDILNDTFPGESELIENEQNLPKDNSFNYKTNKGSILRYKSKHYFNDDESYKFKKSLDTNNDTNSYIYRSISCNNNKIIKFTQPYYNKNNELNYMNTHGSNYKYDKSKTLKQYQIMDKIIELDIYNTEDGVKKYNKKRIYSIAKKKKTIFSTKKGKTCATIFLENTKMNLLFIYIPRFFKTILDVSKKTFLNLKKKKILMQNAIWKNKIFIPEANAVGLFKNPNLEQWYLSWMDEFNINLIIRTYFMNIYLIIYIMLLDFITAYKLYNSNIILNPLKRSNFLKYYIPRSIINIFMYIFYILFISKMKKRQYCNIKKYYNSTLLLCLAKFIITSFDIYIALTSLKYFTSPYYIYMYIHMLTIQTTILLIVRYPTQYFLFFIYIIMFISLYCSFAIVKSFMEFSFIITCISFNIIYSYILCSRTIETNRRILFSKYELPYILYLKEIVHCISTNPSWQCN
- a CDS encoding conserved protein, unknown function (term=annotation;date=20180705;qualifier=removed_product=conserved Plasmodium protein, unknown function;qualifier=added_product=conserved protein, unknown function;curatorName=ucb@sanger.ac.uk;~;query 1-40; ~;query 41-63; ~;query 64-94; ~;query 55-55;GPI_cleavage_site_score=0.21600002;~tmhmm; query 1-95), producing MLFKNSPIRYISHEMKSMPKPPPGTGVVFHGRLQKVKYAINFPSYIFIIFSGFMGAMSGNFFYKKYILRPNPPNPLRDPNDLPPEKHPHTPEDD
- a CDS encoding ribosome-binding factor A, putative (term=annotation;date=20150824;qualifier=removed_product=conserved Plasmodium protein, unknown function;qualifier=added_product=ribosome-binding factor a, putative;curatorName=ucb@sanger.ac.uk;~pfam_scan;Pfam:PF02033.14; E()=9.2E-15;score=54.8;query 62-166;description=RBFA;~iprscan;InterPro:IPR000238 : Ribosome-binding factor A;Pfam:PF02033; score=9.6E-15;query 62-165;description=Ribosome-binding factor A;~iprscan;InterPro:IPR023799 : Ribosome-binding factor A domain;Superfamily:SSF89919; score=1.57E-15;query 62-165;description=Ribosome-binding factor A domain superfamily); amino-acid sequence: MYLYLIILLSIFTKINYTLVIKHKANTFNHMHFLNTHIPRKQFKNTAYLTKKETPRHEIYRKRFEKEIKNALQSIIYKKGIKFNYKYHIDEDIIEGITIHNVQLSPDCSVAKVIIEIMGDSVDSRQGYIWIQKNCKHIRYKLAELIKHRKRVPFLNFVLSNLSEQTQLFCEIENIRESYGDMFKEELNNELLFDKDDPQENST